One stretch of Glandiceps talaboti chromosome 7, keGlaTala1.1, whole genome shotgun sequence DNA includes these proteins:
- the LOC144438218 gene encoding acyl-coenzyme A thioesterase 8-like has protein sequence MAAQQPVVSPPEKENENLRNVLVDTVLNLEELESNLYRSSNHWKPMGNARRLFGGQVVGQALVAAGKTVPPEFHVHSLHAYFVKGGQPKKSIIYQVERTRDGGSYATRSVQARQFGEAVLTMQASFHIQEFSKFHHQHIMPDVPPPEDLLNQTEMTKKHFKKLPESVQNYIREHQAVEIPIEIKPVIPQVPVFIAKHTMKDTDEPKIILWIKARGTIGNDELINRCIAAYFSDLMLASASRISKPSIEATMITSLDHAMWFHAPFRSDEWMLYECESPRSGGGRGFNLGRLWKQDGTLAVSVAQESVLRSEARPPRESKL, from the exons ATGGCAGCCCAACAACCCGTGGTGAGTCCGCCggaaaaagaaaatgaaaatttgcgTAATGTATTGGTCGATACCGTACTTAACTTGGAAGAGTTGGAGTCGAATCTATATAG GAGTAGTAACCATTGGAAACCAATGGGAAATGCACGGCGATTATTTGGTGGTCAAGTTGTTGGGCAGGCTCTTGTAGCTGCTGGTAAAACTGTACCTCCAGAGTTTCATGTACATTCATTACATGCCTACTTTGTCAAAGGag GGCAACCCAAGAAATCCATTATTTACCAAGTTGAGAGAACACGTGATGGTGGAAGCTATGCAACTAGATCAGTACAAGCTAGACAGTTTGGAGAGGCTGTACTAACAATGCAGGCATCATTCCATATACAAGAATTCTCTAAGTTCCATCACCAACATATAATGCCAGATGTACCTCCACCTGAAGATCTTTTAAATCAAacagaaatgacaaaaaaacatttcaa GAAACTCCCAGAGAGTGTGCAAAACTACATCCGCGAACACCAAGCTGTAGAGATACCGATAGAGATCAAACCAGTTATACCTCAAGTTCCTGTATTTATAGCAAAACATACCATGAAGGATACCGATGAACCTAAGATTATTCTGTGGATTAAAGCTAGAGGAACTATAG GAAATGATGAACTCATCAATCGCTGTATTGCTGCCTATTTTTCTGATTTAATGTTAGCCTCTGCATCACGTATATCAAAACCTAGTATTGAAGCTACAATGATCACTTCACTAGATCATGCCATGTGGTTCCATGCTCCATTCCGTAGTGATGAATGGATGTTGTACGAGTGTGAAAGTCCCCGTTCAG GGGGAGGGCGAGGTTTTAATCTTGGACGGTTGTGGAAACAAGATGGTACCCTCGCTGTCTCAGTTGCTCAGGAAAGTGTCCTTAGAAGTGAGGCCAGACCACCAAGGGAAAGTAAACTATAA
- the LOC144437342 gene encoding MTOR-associated protein MEAK7-like, with translation MPVDFTVSIYQFITFVILLLVLKSSSRGQSRDGEFEKCFELFTNEERKEMQRVFSRITSTNDPKGHQQIKQAFNLQSLQSYIGEKVGDEDIVERLYNDMLHPKDVGKKGVTVGFEQFVITMAHLLKGTLDEQADLLMKLASDEKDAASAKDMYLFVSDMVRHVQLQLLPVIEAKGWDLASSDSPDRRFAKHLLRDLFWKDGQQPVGDLTGGGRRGSIAGLDVPIKKYVLDDILAWLIVRPRMPSVIAEVFRYALDIHQEKILDSMRASGKDKDLTYTYKELASMVPRCKDVTFSWHKLQPILDIPSILFLNSILPKRLKSEWRLLFSSRLHGESFNTMAQNIVHQGPSIVLVKDRDGHIFGGFATDAWEAQAHFYGTARDFLFSLNPIMEVYEATGDNNRYQYFNLQKTTLPSGLGFGGHFEYFGLWIDANFGSGYCMKSSTYDNEQMSFDEQFKIDSVEVWGVGPPPKPEYEDEEPRYGSVLDADPEASAILELTGSYRMSDGFRNASGHSPGLKDLPLI, from the exons ATGCCAGTTGATTTTACTGTTTCCATTTATcagtttattacatttgtaatctTGTTGCTTGTCCTTAAGTCA AGTAGCAGAGGACAATCTAGAGATGGGGAGTTTGAGAAATGTTTCGAATTATTCACAAATGAGGAAAGGAAGGAAATGCAGAGAGTGTTCAGTAGGATAACATCTACGAATGATCCCAAAGGacatcaacaaattaaacaagcATTCAATTTACAAAGTTTGCAG TCTTACATTGGTGAAAAAGTAGGAGATGAGGACATCGTAGAACGGCTATACAATGATATGTTACATCCCAAAGACGTTGGTAAAAAGGGAGTTACTGTTGGTTTTGAGCAATTCGTCATCACCATGGCCCACCTGTTGAAGGGGACACTCGACGAGCAAGCGGACCTACTCATGAAGTTGGCATCTGATGAAAAAGATGCAGCCTCGGCAAAAGACATGTATTTG TTCGTTAGCGACATGGTTCGGCACGTACAGTTACAACTCCTTCCAGTCATTGAGGCCAAAGGGTGGGACTTAGCGTCAAGTGATTCCCCGGATCGAAGATTTGCAAAACATCTATTACGAGATCTTTTTTGGAAAG ATGGGCAACAACCAGTTGGAGACTTGACTGGGGGTGGGAGACGAGGTAGTATTG CTGGACTGGATGTTCCCATTAAGAAGTACGTACTGGATGATATTCTAGCATGGTTGATAGTTAGACCTCGTATGCCGAGTGTCATAGCTGAAGTCTTTCGATATGCTTTAGACATTCACCAGGAAAAG ATCTTGGATAGCATGCGAGCATCTGGCAAAGATAAGGATTTGACGTATACTTACAAAGAGCTAGCTTCAATGGTTCCAAGATGTAAAGACGTAACCTTTAGTTGGCACAAATTACAACCAATACTAGATATCCCATCAATTCTGTTCCTAAATAGTATCCTACCAAAGCGACTCAAGTCCGAGTGGAGATTACTGTTTTCTAGTCGACTACATGGAGAGAGTTTTAATACAATGGCACAAAATATCGTGCACCAGGGACCATCCATCGTTTTAGTCAAAGATCGTGATGGCCACATATTTGGTGGATTTGCTACAGATGCATGGGAAGCACAAGCTCATTTTTATG GTACCGCCAGGGACTTTCTGTTTTCTCTAAATCCTATAATGGAAGTGTATGAAGCCACCGGTGACAACAATCGCTACCAGTATTTCAACCTGCAGAAAACAACGTTACCTAGTGGTCTT gGCTTTGGTggacattttgaatattttggtCTCTGGATCGACGCCAACTTTGGTAGCGGATATTGTATGAAATCGTCAACCTACGATAACGAACAAATGTCATTTGATGAACAATTTAAGATCGACAGCGTTGAAGTATGGGGAGTCGGTCCACCACCAAAACCAGAG TACGAGGATGAGGAGCCACGATATGGAAGTGTTTTAGATGCAGACCCAGAAGCATCTGCTATCCTGGAATTGACGGGATCATATCGAATGAGTGATGGATTCAGAAATGCTTCAGGTCATTCACCCGGTCTCAAAGACCTTCCTCTTATATAG
- the LOC144437573 gene encoding MTOR-associated protein MEAK7-like, with amino-acid sequence MGGTESKPDEVEKYETLFTSSEKYELKRIFNTICSGDGKTAVKTAFGSKCLQAYIGDHLSEKTTVRLHDEMCAVMKGTEKHSIVTMDMFLVVMALLLKGTPEEQSHIIHHLATENKDSVTSHEMYQFVSDIIHSIEDAMQPAIEAKNWQLATTTVANNRFAQYLLRDLLWKAEAASFDLPDASYNDEDIEKWLSSKPHFSRVLTDVFRYAFKFQQDQSDEGASGASLDSTAMYQQAAHFPSCQEVKFIWSKLNSILDIPSVLFLNHHLPQKLQTEWRLSFSTRLHGESYATFLQHITVKGPTIIIVRDDDGHVFGGFASESWQTHPNFYGNPSCFLFSLSPYMEVFESSGRNDNFMYLNQKQQTLPNGLGMGGQFNYCGLWLDANFGDGHSKAEPRCTTYDSPQLSKQANFKVDVLEVWSVGPPPTKSEDDEEPRPSILDADPEAKAILELIGKERKSEGLREQDPTADIPDVKDLPPI; translated from the exons ATGGGCGGCACAGAGAGCAAACCTGATGAAGTTGAGAAATATGAAACATTATTTACGTCCAGTGAGAAGTATGAGCTGAAGAGAATATTCAATACAATATGTAGTGGCGACGGAAAGACGGCAGTAAAAACGGCCTTCGGATCGAAATGTTTGCAG GCATACATTGGTGATCATCTATCAGAAAAGACAACAGTTAGGTTACATGACGAAATGTGTGCTGTTATGAAAGGTACAGAAAAACACTCCATCGTTACCATGGATATGTTTCTAGTTGTCATGGCACTCCTACTGAAAGGAACACCAGAAGAGCAAAGTCACATCATCCATCACCTAGCAACAGAAAACAAGGATAGTGTGACATCACATGAAATGTATCAG tttgttagtgATATCATCCACTCAATAGAAGATGCCATGCAACCTGCTATTGAAGCAAAGAATTGGCAGCTAGCAACCACAACAGTGGCCAATAACAGATTTGCACAGTATTTACTACGAGATTTACTTTGGAAAG cTGAAGCTGCAAGCTTTGATTTACCAGATGCCTCGTATAATGATGAAGATATAGAGAAGTGGTTAAGTTCTAAGCCTCACTTTTCAAGGGTACTCACTGATGTATTCAGATATGCTTTCAAGTTTCAACAAGATCAG AGTGATGAAGGGGCATCAGGAGCTTCCCTGGATTCGACTGCAATGTACCAACAAGCAGCACACTTTCCTTCATGTCAGGAAGTGAAATTTATCTGGAGTAAACTAAACAGTATTCTGGACATTCCATCTGTCTTGTTTCTCAACCATCATTTACCACAAAAACTGCAAACTGAATGGAGATTGTCATTTTCAACTCGATTACATGGAGAAAGTTATGCTACCTTCCTACAACACATCACAGTAAAAGGACCAACTATAATCATTGTACGTGATGATGATGGACATGTATTTGGTGGCTTTGCCTCAGAAAGTTGGCAAACACACCCTAACTTTTATG GGAATCCAAGCTGTTTCCTGTTCAGTTTGTCTCCGTATATGGAAGTCTTTGAATCGTCTGGAAGGAAtgataattttatgtatttgaaCCAGAAACAACAAACTTTACCCAATGGACTG GGAATGGGTGGTCAGTTTAATTACTGTGGTCTGTGGTTAGATGCTAATTTTGGTGATGGTCACAGCAAAGCTGAACCAAGATGTACAACATATGACAGTCCACAACTCTCTAAACAAGCTAATTTTAAAGTTGATGTACTTGAAGTATGGTCAGTTGGTCCACCTCCTACTAAATCTGAG GATGATGAGGAACCTAGACCTAGTATTCTAGATGCAGACCCTGAAGCTAAGGCCATACTAGAATTGATTGGTAAAGAGAGAAAGAGTGAAGGATTACGTGAACAAGATCCAACAGCTGATATACCCGATGTCAAAGATCTACCACCAATCTAA